The following are encoded together in the Pleurocapsa sp. FMAR1 genome:
- a CDS encoding glucose-1-phosphate thymidylyltransferase, whose protein sequence is MKAIILSGGKGTRLRPLTYTGAKQLVPVANKPILWYGIESIVAAGITEIGIIISPETGGEVESKTGNGDRFGAKITYLKQDQPLGLAHAVKVAQSFLGDSPFVMYLGDNLVQSELDQFIDKFKSQHLDALTLLSEVENPSAFGVAKVDDRGNVLQLIEKPKNPPSNLALVGVYLFSTEIHQAIANIQPSPRGELEITDAIQYLIDQKQKVASFQLSGWWLDTGKKDDLLAANQIILDTCLETTHEGTIDKESKVSGRVHVGTDSLIKNSMIRGPVTIGKNCKIENCFIGPYSSIADDTTLIDVDIEHSVVLKGATIEGINSRIVDSLIGERAHLKAAPKRPKALRFMIGDDSQIELS, encoded by the coding sequence ATGAAAGCAATTATTCTCTCTGGTGGTAAAGGTACAAGATTGCGTCCCCTAACTTATACAGGAGCAAAACAACTTGTTCCCGTAGCCAACAAACCAATTCTTTGGTACGGTATTGAGTCCATTGTGGCAGCAGGAATTACGGAAATTGGGATTATTATCAGTCCCGAAACAGGAGGCGAAGTAGAGTCCAAAACAGGCAATGGCGATCGCTTTGGAGCGAAGATTACCTATCTCAAACAAGACCAACCTTTAGGACTGGCACACGCGGTAAAAGTAGCTCAATCGTTTTTAGGAGATTCTCCCTTTGTAATGTATTTGGGGGATAACCTAGTTCAAAGTGAATTAGATCAGTTTATCGATAAATTCAAGTCTCAACACCTTGATGCTTTAACTCTACTCAGTGAAGTCGAAAACCCCTCTGCTTTTGGGGTGGCGAAAGTAGATGATCGGGGCAACGTTTTGCAGCTAATCGAAAAACCCAAAAATCCGCCTTCAAACTTGGCACTGGTAGGAGTGTATTTATTCTCTACTGAAATCCATCAGGCGATCGCCAATATTCAACCATCCCCTAGGGGTGAATTGGAAATTACCGATGCCATCCAGTATCTAATCGATCAAAAGCAAAAGGTAGCATCTTTTCAATTATCAGGCTGGTGGCTAGATACAGGAAAAAAAGATGATTTGCTAGCAGCCAATCAAATTATCTTGGATACCTGCTTAGAAACAACTCACGAAGGAACGATAGACAAAGAAAGTAAGGTTAGTGGTCGAGTTCATGTAGGAACTGACTCTTTGATTAAAAATTCTATGATTCGTGGTCCTGTAACCATCGGTAAGAACTGTAAAATTGAAAACTGTTTTATTGGTCCTTATAGCAGTATTGCTGACGACACGACCCTAATTGATGTTGACATTGAGCATAGCGTAGTTCTTAAAGGTGCAACAATCGAAGGCATCAATAGCCGTATCGTCGATAGTTTAATTGGCGAAAGAGCGCATTTGAAAGCTGCTCCAAAGCGTCCCAAAGCATTACGCTTTATGATTGGTGATGATTCTCAAATTGAATTGTCGTAG
- the chlG gene encoding chlorophyll synthase ChlG, producing the protein MSDSPTNIEKADNSGDSKARQLLGMKGAASGETSLWKIRLQLMKPITWIPLIWGVICGAASSGNYTWTVENVLLAAACMLLSGPLMTGYTQTVNELYDREIDAINEPYRPIPSGAISLTQAKVQIWVLVLAAWALAYGLDVAVGHDFPTILCLALGGSVIAYIYSAPPLKLKQNGWLGTYALGSSYIALPWWTGHALFGELSWKIVILTLIYSFAGLGIAIVNDFKSVEGDRALGLKSLPVMFGVTTAAWICVIAIDVFQIGISGYLVSIHENLYATIVFLLVIPQIVFQDMYFLRNPLENDVKYQASAQPFLVFGMLFTGIALGHAGI; encoded by the coding sequence ATGTCTGATTCTCCTACAAATATAGAAAAAGCAGATAACTCAGGGGATTCTAAAGCTCGTCAATTGCTAGGTATGAAAGGCGCAGCTTCAGGGGAAACTTCTCTTTGGAAAATAAGGCTGCAATTAATGAAGCCGATTACCTGGATTCCTCTTATTTGGGGGGTGATTTGCGGTGCAGCATCTTCAGGTAACTATACTTGGACAGTCGAAAATGTTCTGCTAGCTGCTGCCTGTATGTTACTTTCAGGTCCATTAATGACTGGTTATACCCAGACCGTTAACGAACTGTACGATCGTGAAATTGATGCAATCAATGAACCCTATCGACCTATTCCTTCGGGGGCAATTTCTCTAACGCAAGCAAAAGTACAGATTTGGGTCTTAGTACTAGCTGCTTGGGCATTAGCTTATGGCTTAGATGTGGCAGTAGGTCATGATTTTCCGACTATTCTTTGTCTTGCTTTGGGTGGTTCTGTTATTGCCTATATTTATTCTGCACCACCACTGAAACTTAAGCAAAATGGCTGGTTAGGGACTTATGCCCTCGGTTCTAGCTATATTGCTTTACCATGGTGGACTGGTCACGCTTTGTTTGGTGAATTGAGTTGGAAAATTGTAATTTTGACTTTGATCTACAGCTTTGCAGGGTTGGGTATTGCCATTGTTAACGACTTCAAAAGTGTAGAAGGCGATCGCGCTTTAGGCTTAAAATCTCTGCCAGTAATGTTTGGAGTAACTACTGCTGCTTGGATTTGCGTCATTGCGATCGACGTTTTTCAAATTGGTATTAGTGGTTATTTGGTCTCAATTCACGAGAATCTTTACGCCACTATTGTCTTTTTACTGGTAATTCCTCAGATTGTCTTTCAGGATATGTATTTTCTCCGCAATCCTTTAGAGAATGATGTCAAATATCAAGCCAGCGCCCAGCCTTTTCTAGTTTTTGGAATGCTGTTTACAGGTATTGCTCTAGGACACGCAGGAATTTAA
- the yidC gene encoding membrane protein insertase YidC produces MDFGIGFLSNNIMLPILDFFYGILPSYGFAIIALTIVIRLAVVPLSAGQIRNMRKMKIVQPLMKERQEQIKQKYKDNPEKQREEQAKVMQEFGNPLAGCLPLLLQMPILFALFATLRGSPFTNTPYDINVQILPKEQIERVVPQPFATKPKNIYIDEGTHEKIAAMLPGGNKLAVGETTKVELQNPDGKSLGNLLAEHPSNNDLKSTLEITKGSERLQINPDGTVEALEPGDATIQVTIPGIAANTGFLFIEKLGRVGVTDENGNINFDILAMILMFGVGIYINQQMSGAQNASGGADQQQAINKITPLLFSGMFLFFPLPAGVLMYIVVANFFQTGQTWFLMREPLPENLQEILKEQEKAEAAAKRDALPFEKKRSKKKEKTSG; encoded by the coding sequence ATGGATTTTGGTATCGGCTTTCTTTCAAACAACATCATGCTCCCAATCCTAGATTTTTTCTATGGGATTTTGCCGAGCTATGGTTTTGCTATTATCGCCTTGACAATCGTAATTCGTCTGGCGGTTGTTCCTCTGAGTGCGGGACAAATTCGCAATATGCGCAAGATGAAAATTGTTCAACCGCTGATGAAAGAGCGACAGGAACAAATTAAGCAAAAATACAAGGACAACCCAGAAAAACAAAGAGAGGAACAAGCCAAAGTAATGCAGGAATTTGGTAATCCTTTGGCAGGCTGTTTACCGCTATTGTTACAAATGCCGATTTTATTTGCCCTGTTTGCTACTCTAAGAGGATCGCCATTTACCAACACTCCTTACGATATAAATGTGCAAATATTGCCGAAGGAGCAAATAGAAAGGGTTGTACCCCAGCCTTTTGCTACTAAGCCCAAGAATATTTATATCGACGAAGGGACTCACGAAAAGATTGCAGCAATGTTGCCTGGCGGAAACAAGCTAGCAGTGGGAGAAACTACTAAAGTAGAACTGCAAAACCCTGACGGTAAATCTCTAGGTAATTTATTAGCAGAACATCCCAGCAATAATGATCTCAAGTCTACTTTAGAAATAACCAAGGGTTCTGAGCGACTACAGATCAATCCAGACGGCACGGTTGAAGCCCTAGAGCCAGGAGATGCGACTATTCAAGTAACTATTCCTGGTATTGCAGCTAATACAGGCTTTTTGTTTATTGAGAAACTGGGTCGAGTTGGGGTAACGGATGAAAATGGTAATATCAACTTTGATATCTTGGCAATGATATTAATGTTTGGTGTGGGGATCTATATTAACCAGCAAATGAGTGGCGCGCAAAATGCAAGTGGAGGCGCAGACCAACAGCAAGCAATAAATAAAATTACGCCTTTGCTATTTAGTGGAATGTTTTTATTCTTTCCCCTTCCTGCTGGTGTATTGATGTATATTGTGGTGGCTAACTTTTTCCAAACTGGTCAAACTTGGTTTTTGATGCGAGAACCTCTGCCAGAAAATTTGCAGGAGATCTTGAAAGAGCAAGAAAAAGCAGAAGCAGCAGCCAAAAGAGATGCTCTTCCCTTTGAGAAAAAGCGTTCCAAGAAAAAAGAAAAAACTTCAGGTTAA
- a CDS encoding Jag family protein, which produces MESQLSLGKQWLEQLLDSMGLAAKVTTEGFETVTTDSNSNWLNIDGSNLTSEQKEQLIGNKGQSIDAIQYLANTILNLEADPEAQSSFTVEFDGYRFERYQELAVLTEEAIAKVRETGEDVEIPGLSSAERKQIHSSLEEIEDLSSESRGQEPDRRLILRSQ; this is translated from the coding sequence GTGGAAAGTCAACTAAGCTTAGGAAAACAGTGGTTAGAGCAGCTTCTAGATTCTATGGGTCTGGCTGCTAAGGTAACCACTGAAGGGTTTGAGACAGTAACTACTGATTCAAACTCTAATTGGTTAAATATAGACGGCAGCAATCTAACCTCAGAGCAAAAAGAACAGCTAATCGGCAATAAAGGTCAAAGTATTGATGCAATTCAATATCTTGCCAATACCATACTTAATTTAGAGGCAGACCCTGAAGCTCAAAGCTCCTTTACCGTAGAATTTGATGGCTATAGATTTGAACGTTATCAAGAATTAGCGGTCTTGACCGAAGAGGCGATCGCCAAGGTAAGAGAAACAGGAGAAGACGTAGAAATACCTGGCTTATCGTCCGCCGAAAGAAAACAGATACATTCTTCCTTAGAAGAAATAGAAGATTTAAGCAGCGAAAGTCGGGGTCAAGAACCAGACAGAAGATTGATTTTGCGATCGCAATAA
- a CDS encoding Rieske (2Fe-2S) protein → MTWTKTLAADALAPGTREVVKLQQRSLLLLNEANNIYAIDNICPHMKLPLKKGKVTADGSIVCPWHRSEFDLKTGNVENWCTFPPVVGNILGKISAEKSLEVFPTKVEDGQILVDLPV, encoded by the coding sequence ATGACATGGACTAAAACTTTGGCTGCTGATGCCCTCGCACCTGGCACAAGAGAAGTAGTAAAATTACAACAGCGATCGCTGTTGCTGCTTAACGAGGCAAATAATATCTACGCGATTGATAACATTTGCCCCCACATGAAGTTACCCTTGAAAAAAGGCAAAGTCACCGCAGATGGATCGATTGTCTGTCCTTGGCATCGGAGTGAATTTGATCTCAAAACTGGCAATGTCGAAAATTGGTGTACTTTTCCTCCTGTTGTGGGTAATATTTTAGGCAAAATTTCGGCGGAGAAATCTTTGGAAGTTTTTCCCACAAAAGTAGAAGATGGACAAATTCTGGTGGATTTACCCGTTTAA
- the rpmH gene encoding 50S ribosomal protein L34, with protein sequence MTQRTLGGTNRKQKRKSGFRARMRTTNGRRVVHARRKKGRHRLAV encoded by the coding sequence GTGACTCAGCGTACATTAGGCGGAACTAACCGCAAACAAAAAAGAAAATCTGGTTTTCGCGCGCGGATGCGTACTACCAATGGTAGAAGAGTAGTTCATGCTCGTCGCAAAAAAGGTCGTCATCGCCTAGCAGTTTAA
- the gnd gene encoding decarboxylating NADP(+)-dependent phosphogluconate dehydrogenase — protein MAKRTFGVIGLAVMGENLALNVESRGFPIAVYNRTAAKTEKFMEVRAKDKDIKAAYSLEEFVQTLERPRNILVMVKAGKPVDAVIDQLKPLLDKGDTIIDGGNSLYNDTERRTKDLESTGLGFVGMGVSGGEEGALKGPSLMPGGTEAGYRDLEPILTKIAAQVDDGPCVTFIGPGGAGHYVKMVHNGIEYGDMQLIAEAYDLMKTTLGLNGKELEEVFNQWNHTEELDSFLIEITADIFSNIDPQTHQPLVDSILDAAGQKGTGRWTVVTSLELGVPIPTIYAAVNARVMSAYKEERVAASKEISGPTAKYEGDKQDFINKVRDALYCSKMCSYAQGMALLSKASAEFNFNLDLAEIARIWKGGCIIKAAFLDKIKNAFNENPDLPNLLLASEFKQSIIDRQAAWREVLATANKLGIPVPAFSSSLDYFDSYRRASLPQNLTQAQRDYFGAHTYERVDKPRGEFAHTEWTRVAEESLQTGTTD, from the coding sequence ATGGCAAAGAGAACTTTTGGTGTAATTGGTTTAGCCGTTATGGGGGAAAATCTCGCCCTCAACGTAGAAAGTCGCGGTTTTCCGATCGCTGTATATAACCGTACTGCTGCTAAAACCGAGAAATTTATGGAAGTCAGGGCTAAAGACAAAGACATTAAAGCTGCTTATTCTTTAGAAGAATTTGTGCAGACTTTAGAACGTCCCCGTAACATTTTGGTAATGGTCAAAGCAGGCAAACCAGTAGATGCGGTTATCGATCAATTAAAACCACTACTAGATAAAGGAGACACTATTATCGATGGGGGAAACTCTTTATATAACGACACTGAAAGACGGACTAAAGATCTAGAGTCTACAGGACTAGGTTTTGTGGGTATGGGAGTTAGCGGTGGCGAAGAAGGCGCGCTTAAGGGACCTAGCTTGATGCCTGGAGGCACAGAGGCTGGTTATCGCGACTTAGAGCCAATTTTAACTAAAATTGCTGCTCAGGTTGATGATGGTCCCTGTGTCACTTTTATTGGTCCTGGTGGTGCTGGTCACTATGTCAAAATGGTACACAACGGCATTGAGTATGGGGATATGCAGCTGATCGCCGAAGCCTATGACTTGATGAAAACCACTCTAGGCTTAAATGGCAAAGAGTTAGAAGAAGTATTTAACCAGTGGAATCATACTGAAGAATTAGATTCTTTTTTGATTGAAATTACTGCCGATATTTTTAGCAACATCGATCCCCAAACACACCAACCCTTAGTAGATTCAATCTTAGATGCTGCGGGACAGAAAGGCACAGGACGCTGGACAGTAGTAACTTCTCTAGAGTTGGGTGTGCCAATTCCTACTATTTACGCTGCGGTTAACGCTCGCGTCATGTCTGCATACAAAGAAGAACGAGTAGCTGCTTCTAAAGAGATTAGCGGTCCAACCGCCAAATACGAGGGAGACAAGCAGGACTTTATCAATAAAGTCCGAGATGCTTTATACTGCTCCAAAATGTGTTCCTATGCTCAAGGCATGGCACTATTGAGCAAGGCATCGGCTGAGTTTAACTTTAACCTCGACTTGGCAGAAATAGCACGAATCTGGAAAGGAGGCTGTATTATTAAGGCGGCTTTTTTAGACAAAATCAAAAACGCGTTCAACGAAAATCCTGATTTACCTAATTTACTTCTTGCGTCAGAGTTTAAACAGTCAATTATTGACCGTCAGGCTGCATGGCGTGAAGTTTTGGCAACTGCCAACAAGTTAGGTATTCCTGTTCCTGCTTTTAGTTCTTCTTTGGACTATTTTGATAGCTATCGTCGTGCTAGTCTACCTCAGAATCTAACTCAGGCTCAAAGAGATTACTTTGGCGCACACACCTATGAAAGAGTAGACAAACCAAGAGGTGAGTTTGCTCATACAGAGTGGACAAGAGTTGCAGAGGAATCTTTACAAACTGGGACTACGGACTAA
- a CDS encoding DUF6391 domain-containing protein: protein MTTNCRQQAIAPKFIMIDATYTNSGFDFPNSHGDTELIKQLGFIPGLKDFLTIRQVHALEHATVWVLSSLGNSSTTTKFSASYLSADNEDIGGMSTEKGFYLYGNIDPFRLRRAVNLALIRLQQGEWNLALHPRCGTNSSVAMMLTSSMAMMAHLSLPKEPIHQLMGMGLATLAANYLAPDIGIYVQKYITTAIPFNLKLKKITKITDKSGNSGYFVRLDWINTTSSFTPNC from the coding sequence TTGACCACAAACTGTAGACAACAAGCGATCGCACCTAAATTCATTATGATCGATGCCACTTACACCAACTCAGGGTTTGACTTTCCTAATTCTCATGGGGATACTGAACTAATTAAGCAGCTAGGCTTTATTCCTGGTTTAAAAGACTTTCTTACCATTCGTCAGGTACACGCTTTAGAACACGCTACTGTATGGGTGTTAAGTAGTTTAGGCAATTCCAGTACAACGACAAAATTCTCAGCTAGCTATTTATCCGCAGACAACGAAGATATCGGCGGAATGTCTACTGAGAAAGGATTTTATCTTTACGGTAATATCGATCCCTTCAGATTAAGAAGGGCTGTAAATCTGGCTTTGATTCGTTTACAACAAGGGGAATGGAACTTAGCACTTCATCCTCGCTGTGGCACAAATTCTTCTGTGGCTATGATGCTTACTAGCAGTATGGCAATGATGGCACACCTTAGTTTGCCTAAAGAACCAATACATCAACTGATGGGTATGGGATTAGCCACCCTTGCTGCTAACTATCTTGCTCCCGATATTGGCATATACGTTCAAAAATATATAACAACCGCTATCCCCTTTAATTTGAAGCTCAAAAAAATAACCAAAATCACTGATAAATCAGGTAATTCTGGCTACTTTGTGCGATTAGATTGGATAAACACTACTTCATCGTTTACCCCTAACTGCTAA
- the ispF gene encoding 2-C-methyl-D-erythritol 2,4-cyclodiphosphate synthase, with protein sequence MNIRIGNGYDIHQLVAGRPLILAGVNIPHSKGLLGHSDADVLVHATMDAMLGALGLGDIGHYFPPSDPKWKGADSMILLQQVAEIIVSQGWQIGNIDSTVVAENPKLKPHLKPMRSNLAKTLKIEESQISIKATTNEKLGPVGREEGICAYVVVLLINHN encoded by the coding sequence ATGAACATTCGTATTGGCAATGGTTACGATATTCATCAATTAGTAGCAGGCAGACCGTTAATCCTCGCTGGGGTTAATATTCCCCATTCTAAGGGGCTTTTAGGGCATAGCGATGCTGATGTTCTTGTCCATGCCACTATGGACGCTATGCTGGGAGCTTTGGGACTAGGAGATATTGGTCATTATTTTCCCCCTAGCGACCCGAAGTGGAAAGGAGCAGACAGCATGATCTTGCTACAGCAAGTTGCCGAAATCATCGTCTCCCAAGGCTGGCAAATTGGCAATATAGACTCTACTGTGGTGGCAGAAAACCCCAAGCTTAAACCTCATCTCAAGCCAATGCGTTCTAACCTTGCTAAAACCTTGAAAATTGAAGAGAGTCAAATTAGCATCAAAGCCACAACCAACGAAAAGCTCGGTCCTGTTGGAAGAGAAGAGGGAATTTGTGCCTATGTA
- a CDS encoding YceD family protein, which yields MEAVYIPHLLKAPKRTAEIIVDDNISELDTLIPVKGKIVMRHGGNFLEVASQAETIITLVCDRCLQHYNQRLKIDTSELIWLESELENIEDLPAEREVSMEDLSEVLSPNGHFDPQMWLFEQLSLALPLRKVCGENCPGAAKTPLKDEFQLDSRWSSLAALKNQLNGSQD from the coding sequence ATGGAAGCGGTATACATACCCCATCTGCTAAAAGCACCCAAAAGAACAGCAGAGATTATTGTCGATGACAATATTAGTGAATTAGACACTTTAATACCCGTAAAAGGCAAAATTGTAATGCGCCACGGGGGAAACTTTTTAGAAGTAGCATCTCAAGCAGAAACAATTATTACTCTAGTTTGCGATCGCTGTTTACAACATTATAATCAGCGTTTGAAAATTGATACATCAGAATTGATTTGGCTAGAATCTGAACTGGAAAATATTGAAGATCTCCCCGCAGAAAGAGAAGTCTCGATGGAGGATTTATCAGAAGTTCTTTCTCCCAACGGACATTTCGATCCCCAAATGTGGCTTTTTGAACAATTGTCCCTGGCTTTACCTTTAAGGAAAGTATGCGGTGAGAACTGTCCAGGAGCAGCAAAAACACCTTTAAAAGATGAATTTCAGCTAGATAGTCGTTGGTCAAGTTTGGCAGCCTTAAAAAATCAATTAAACGGTAGCCAGGATTAA
- the rfbD gene encoding dTDP-4-dehydrorhamnose reductase, protein MTKILLTGITGQVGQELEQTLTSVGEVIGVSRQEFDLSQPAQIKQKIAEIKPNVIVNAAAYTAVDKSESEAELAMAINGNAPKAIAQAAQDIGATLLHISTDYVFNGQNHTPYLETDKTDPLGVYGKSKLSGEIGVRDCDRHIILRTAWVYGSKGHNNFVKTMLRLGKDREELKVVADQVGSPSWSYDIALTITQLVDKSLNDSNIRGTYHYTNSGVCSWYDFAVAIFAEAKQLGFPLAIERVLPITTADYPTPTQRPAYSVLSKVKITKTLGVYPPHWRESLRKMLTELRG, encoded by the coding sequence GTGACCAAGATCTTGCTAACGGGAATTACAGGACAAGTCGGACAAGAATTGGAGCAAACTCTGACTTCTGTGGGAGAAGTTATTGGCGTTAGTCGTCAAGAATTTGATTTGAGTCAGCCAGCCCAAATAAAGCAAAAGATCGCCGAGATAAAACCGAATGTGATTGTCAATGCTGCTGCTTATACGGCTGTAGATAAGTCAGAAAGTGAAGCCGAACTTGCTATGGCAATCAACGGCAACGCGCCAAAAGCGATCGCCCAAGCGGCACAAGATATCGGTGCAACCCTTTTGCATATATCTACTGACTATGTATTTAATGGTCAAAATCACACTCCCTACTTGGAAACAGATAAAACCGATCCCCTAGGAGTATATGGTAAATCTAAGCTCTCAGGAGAAATAGGAGTTAGGGATTGCGATCGCCATATTATTTTGCGTACTGCCTGGGTATATGGCTCAAAAGGACATAATAACTTTGTTAAAACTATGCTCCGACTTGGTAAAGATCGAGAAGAGTTAAAGGTAGTTGCCGATCAGGTAGGTAGTCCATCATGGTCTTATGATATTGCTCTGACAATTACTCAGCTAGTGGATAAATCTTTAAATGATTCAAATATCAGAGGGACTTATCACTACACCAACAGTGGTGTTTGCAGTTGGTATGATTTTGCGGTGGCTATTTTCGCCGAAGCTAAACAACTCGGCTTTCCTCTAGCAATTGAACGAGTTTTACCTATTACCACTGCAGACTATCCTACCCCGACTCAACGTCCAGCCTATTCAGTCTTGTCTAAGGTCAAAATTACAAAAACACTAGGAGTTTATCCTCCTCACTGGCGTGAATCTTTGAGAAAAATGCTGACTGAATTAAGGGGATAA
- a CDS encoding DUF2808 domain-containing protein produces MLFNKSFYKTFLMGLALTALATGGIDTAVKAQGTPGLVIFGNRDVDILNYYLDFGGVADSRDRYRFRIPKNKLPNGVSQLKISYPDYFDGKFDTDKIEVRPNGDKKKSLPLKSVVWDEKNRFLQIDLATPLQEAKKLEIVMSNTKNPDVGTYYFYGQVIPARNIPAPEKIGAWIVNINPH; encoded by the coding sequence ATGTTATTTAACAAATCATTCTACAAAACTTTTTTAATGGGTTTGGCTCTTACTGCTTTGGCTACAGGCGGGATTGATACCGCTGTTAAAGCCCAAGGAACACCAGGATTAGTCATCTTTGGCAACAGAGACGTTGATATTCTCAACTATTATTTGGACTTTGGAGGGGTTGCCGATAGTCGCGATCGCTATCGCTTCCGAATTCCTAAAAATAAACTGCCTAATGGAGTATCACAATTAAAGATTTCTTATCCTGATTATTTTGATGGTAAATTTGATACTGACAAAATTGAAGTTAGACCTAATGGAGATAAGAAAAAGTCTTTACCTCTAAAATCTGTAGTTTGGGACGAAAAAAATAGATTTCTCCAAATAGACTTAGCAACACCACTCCAAGAAGCAAAAAAACTGGAGATTGTTATGTCTAATACTAAAAATCCTGACGTGGGTACATATTATTTTTATGGTCAGGTTATTCCTGCTCGCAATATCCCCGCTCCCGAAAAAATCGGTGCTTGGATTGTAAATATCAATCCCCACTAA
- the rnpA gene encoding ribonuclease P protein component, whose amino-acid sequence MGLPKAYRLRNRQDYRAVYKQGIRRYSPHLTLIALVTPKQLGAVSTTVTMFGISISKKVSKKAVVRNRIKRQIKGVIRSQIKAITPGWKVVIVVKPKAIECKYEHFLRELEELLKQAKIINGH is encoded by the coding sequence GTGGGATTGCCAAAAGCCTATAGGCTTAGAAATCGCCAAGATTATAGGGCTGTTTACAAGCAGGGTATTCGTCGTTACAGTCCTCATCTAACCTTAATTGCGCTTGTAACGCCAAAGCAGTTGGGTGCGGTTTCTACCACCGTGACAATGTTCGGGATTTCTATCAGTAAGAAAGTTAGTAAAAAAGCCGTAGTTCGTAACCGCATTAAAAGACAGATAAAAGGGGTTATTCGCAGTCAAATAAAGGCGATCACTCCTGGATGGAAAGTAGTGATTGTAGTCAAGCCCAAAGCAATAGAATGCAAATATGAACATTTTTTGCGAGAATTAGAAGAGTTATTAAAACAAGCAAAAATTATTAATGGGCATTAA
- a CDS encoding PH domain-containing protein encodes MGIKEEVYFEGGPHVGDLIFNILLAFTVICIPLTVGAIVRALWLRYRITDRRICVTGGWMGRERTDIIYSEVIKIVKVPRGIGMWGDLVITLRDKSRLEMRAVPEFRDIYDYISEKAAAKTGRPLEAIQS; translated from the coding sequence ATGGGCATTAAAGAAGAAGTTTACTTTGAAGGTGGTCCCCACGTTGGCGACTTAATTTTCAATATACTATTAGCGTTTACAGTTATTTGTATTCCCTTAACGGTGGGCGCGATTGTCAGAGCTTTATGGCTTCGCTACCGTATTACAGACCGTCGCATTTGCGTCACTGGTGGCTGGATGGGCAGAGAACGCACAGACATCATTTACTCTGAAGTTATTAAGATTGTCAAAGTTCCTAGAGGAATAGGTATGTGGGGAGATTTGGTCATAACCTTGAGAGATAAAAGTCGTTTAGAAATGCGGGCAGTGCCAGAGTTTAGAGACATATATGACTATATCTCCGAAAAGGCGGCAGCGAAAACAGGTAGACCTTTAGAAGCAATTCAAAGCTAA